A region of Streptomyces sp. R44 DNA encodes the following proteins:
- a CDS encoding DUF6233 domain-containing protein, which translates to MSKATRQCPADQEQQAEEQRRQEVARQEPSWKILPSRAAEGHPTLHRGNCPDAKRMTSLLSKEEVRLAFEKFPELEMHETCAPWGSLGIDKPPVRASGGRGA; encoded by the coding sequence GTGAGCAAAGCCACTAGGCAGTGTCCGGCGGATCAGGAACAGCAGGCCGAGGAGCAGCGGCGCCAGGAGGTCGCGCGCCAGGAGCCGTCGTGGAAGATCCTGCCGTCTCGCGCGGCGGAGGGTCATCCGACTCTGCACCGGGGGAACTGTCCGGACGCCAAGCGCATGACCTCTCTTCTGAGCAAGGAGGAGGTACGGCTGGCCTTCGAGAAGTTCCCCGAGCTGGAGATGCACGAGACGTGCGCCCCCTGGGGCAGCCTCGGCATCGACAAGCCCCCGGTCCGGGCGAGCGGGGGGCGCGGGGCTTAG
- a CDS encoding transposase, translating to MTRWILSRPETLTEIEQLRLKAVLANCPELDALTGHVRSFAHMLTERQGERLPQWLDAVRQDDLPSLHTLAAGIDRDRNAVIAGLTLPWNSEVVEGHVNRIKMLKRQMFGRAGFDLLRKRVLLAP from the coding sequence GTGACGCGATGGATCCTCAGCCGACCCGAGACGCTCACCGAGATCGAACAGCTCCGGCTCAAGGCCGTCCTTGCCAACTGCCCCGAACTCGATGCCCTGACCGGTCACGTCCGGTCCTTCGCCCACATGCTCACCGAACGCCAGGGTGAACGACTCCCGCAGTGGCTCGACGCCGTCCGCCAGGACGACCTGCCCAGCCTCCACACTCTCGCGGCCGGCATCGACCGAGACCGCAACGCCGTCATCGCCGGTCTGACGCTGCCCTGGAACTCCGAGGTCGTCGAAGGCCACGTCAACCGGATCAAGATGCTCAAGCGCCAGATGTTCGGCCGCGCAGGCTTCGACCTGCTTCGCAAACGGGTCCTGCTCGCCCCGTAG
- a CDS encoding nuclear transport factor 2 family protein, translated as MNSETLDPMERLLAERACERLIVEFVHRLDLGDPSSVADLFTQDGTWEWPAGDRRIAGHDALRVYFGNRPADRLSRRICTNILVDVTSADTACATTYFTTYRVDGYNEGLVPPRPPVQVGHYEDTFRKVDDTWLLTTRTLFLSFAGPTERLDGSGQS; from the coding sequence ATGAATTCGGAGACTCTTGACCCGATGGAGCGTCTGCTCGCAGAGCGGGCTTGTGAGCGGCTGATCGTCGAGTTCGTGCACCGGCTCGACCTCGGGGACCCGAGCTCGGTGGCGGACCTCTTCACGCAGGACGGCACCTGGGAATGGCCCGCCGGCGACCGCCGTATCGCGGGTCACGACGCCCTGCGCGTCTACTTCGGCAACCGGCCGGCAGACCGACTGTCACGCCGGATATGCACCAACATCCTGGTTGATGTGACCAGTGCGGACACCGCCTGCGCCACCACCTACTTCACCACGTACCGTGTCGACGGCTACAACGAGGGTCTCGTACCGCCGCGGCCCCCGGTTCAGGTGGGGCACTACGAGGACACGTTCCGCAAGGTGGACGACACCTGGCTGCTCACCACGCGGACTCTCTTCCTCTCCTTCGCCGGCCCCACGGAACGCCTCGACGGATCCGGCCAGTCATGA
- a CDS encoding phosphopantetheine-binding protein → MPRVTGRSTSRTRSRRPRSFSSRTCCCGRSIALHAVGPPRSRPEASSSGGRGVRLTRPGDDQARRARSCGAVPTLRIMAKLTNEQALSAVIKAITAVAQIPQEAIEPDSQLTDLGVDSIQIMQIAAQLESELSVGLLASDSRTPQTPREYAEHLIAAQPADA, encoded by the coding sequence ATCCCGCGAGTCACCGGACGGTCGACTTCGAGGACCCGATCGAGGCGGCCGAGATCATTCAGCTCGCGGACCTGCTGCTGCGGCAGGTCGATCGCGCTGCACGCCGTCGGGCCGCCGAGGAGTCGGCCTGAGGCGTCCAGCAGCGGCGGGCGGGGAGTGCGGCTGACACGTCCGGGTGATGATCAAGCCCGGCGGGCCCGTTCCTGCGGCGCCGTCCCTACGCTGCGGATCATGGCAAAGCTCACGAACGAACAGGCGCTCAGCGCCGTCATCAAGGCCATCACGGCCGTAGCCCAGATCCCCCAAGAGGCCATCGAGCCGGACAGCCAACTGACCGACCTCGGTGTCGACTCCATCCAGATCATGCAGATCGCCGCACAGCTGGAGAGCGAACTGAGTGTCGGCCTGCTGGCCTCTGACAGCCGCACGCCTCAGACCCCACGGGAATACGCGGAACACCTGATCGCCGCGCAGCCGGCCGACGCCTGA
- a CDS encoding ISL3 family transposase, giving the protein MTESDARPASGASGSCSYLRFLADVPSAGRSVVLQLRVRRFRCGNTKCPRQTFVEEISGLTRRHGQRTERLRSILTAVGLALAGRAGARLAAVLGMSISRSTVLRLVEALPEPEVPMPRVVGVDEYATRKGHRYGTVLVDVETRRPIDLLPDREASSLAAWLAQRPGIEIVCRDRTPFFAEGATAGAPQATQVADRWHLWHNLGEAAERAVARHRQCLRVLVPDPVAKAEEPAPPEEKADSPWRSERFADRVRARHATVHALLEAGHSRRSIGRRLQMTHRTVKSLADAAKPEDLFRGQWQHNRTSVLDEYKPYLDQRWDEGCTNAWKLWEEIVPLGYAAATAGSAPTCERSAPRHGRSPRSRRHPAW; this is encoded by the coding sequence ATCACAGAGAGTGACGCTCGTCCGGCGAGCGGGGCCTCGGGAAGCTGCTCCTACCTGCGGTTTCTCGCTGATGTCCCGAGCGCCGGACGAAGCGTCGTACTCCAGCTGCGGGTCCGGCGATTCCGGTGCGGGAACACCAAGTGCCCACGTCAGACGTTCGTGGAGGAGATATCCGGCCTCACCCGCAGGCACGGCCAGCGCACCGAACGACTGCGTTCCATCCTGACCGCAGTCGGCCTCGCCCTGGCCGGTCGAGCCGGCGCCCGCCTGGCTGCCGTGCTTGGCATGTCCATCAGCCGGAGCACGGTCTTGCGCCTGGTCGAGGCGCTGCCCGAGCCGGAGGTGCCGATGCCTCGGGTGGTCGGCGTCGACGAGTACGCCACCCGCAAGGGCCACCGCTACGGCACTGTCCTGGTGGACGTCGAGACCCGTCGTCCGATCGATCTCCTGCCTGATCGAGAAGCATCAAGCCTGGCCGCCTGGCTCGCCCAGCGGCCAGGGATCGAGATCGTCTGCCGGGACCGCACGCCGTTCTTCGCGGAAGGCGCCACAGCCGGGGCACCCCAGGCGACGCAGGTCGCCGACCGCTGGCACTTATGGCACAACCTCGGGGAAGCCGCCGAGCGGGCGGTCGCCCGCCACCGCCAGTGCCTTCGCGTCCTGGTCCCCGATCCCGTGGCGAAGGCCGAAGAACCCGCGCCGCCCGAGGAGAAGGCGGACTCGCCATGGCGGAGCGAGCGGTTCGCCGACCGCGTCCGAGCCCGGCACGCCACCGTCCACGCGCTGCTGGAAGCCGGCCATAGCCGCCGCTCCATCGGGCGCCGGCTCCAGATGACACACCGCACCGTCAAGAGCCTCGCCGACGCTGCGAAGCCGGAAGACCTCTTCCGCGGCCAGTGGCAGCACAACAGGACCTCCGTCCTCGACGAGTACAAGCCCTACCTGGACCAACGCTGGGACGAGGGCTGCACCAACGCCTGGAAGCTCTGGGAGGAGATCGTTCCCCTGGGCTATGCGGCAGCTACGGCCGGGTCAGCGCCTACCTGCGAGAGAAGCGCACCTCGCCACGGCCGGTCACCGCGCAGCCGCCGGCACCCCGCGTGGTGA
- a CDS encoding DUF4259 domain-containing protein yields the protein MGTWDTGPFDNDTAADFANTLDDAEPEAREALIRGVLIRTITATGSLTEAEEAVAAAALIAAQCPGGEPVDMSYGPEKPMPVFPSDLRVLADEALARIVGDEDGPASNWVDPEDWKQWRAILTRLRAVLAPPPPSIALFDVQP from the coding sequence ATGGGCACCTGGGACACCGGTCCCTTCGACAACGACACAGCCGCGGACTTCGCCAACACACTCGACGACGCCGAGCCCGAGGCGCGTGAAGCCCTGATCCGAGGCGTCCTCATCCGAACGATCACCGCAACCGGCTCTCTCACGGAAGCGGAAGAGGCGGTGGCCGCCGCCGCTTTGATCGCGGCGCAATGCCCGGGAGGCGAACCCGTCGACATGTCCTACGGCCCGGAAAAGCCCATGCCCGTGTTCCCTTCCGACCTTCGGGTACTCGCCGACGAAGCCCTCGCCCGCATCGTCGGCGACGAGGATGGGCCGGCCTCAAACTGGGTCGACCCGGAGGACTGGAAGCAGTGGCGAGCCATACTGACGCGCCTTCGCGCAGTGCTTGCCCCGCCACCCCCGTCCATTGCTCTCTTCGACGTCCAGCCGTAA
- a CDS encoding IS5 family transposase, which translates to MRPPRPYPSDLSDARWELIRPTLETWRQARAGIRRPHHDLRALMNAILYVDRTGIPWRYLPHDFPPWQSVYGYFAHWQNDGIFDQLNGLLRGLLRQAEGREPEPTACLLDSQSIKTSANVHLADQGIDPAKKILGRKRHIATDTLGLLLAVLVTAASVHDSAAGTRLIDDIAARHPTITKAWADNGYKNKAIEHAATRGIDLEIVQRDPHTRGFTVQPRRWVIERTLGWLMHHRRLARDYETHPHRSAAMIQIAAISLMTRRLTQQNTPNWRDT; encoded by the coding sequence ATGCGACCACCCCGGCCCTACCCCAGCGACCTGTCCGACGCGCGATGGGAACTGATCCGCCCCACCCTCGAAACCTGGCGCCAGGCCCGCGCCGGGATCCGCCGGCCCCACCACGACCTGCGGGCCCTGATGAACGCGATCCTCTACGTCGACCGCACCGGCATCCCCTGGCGCTATCTGCCCCACGACTTCCCACCCTGGCAGAGCGTCTACGGCTACTTCGCCCACTGGCAGAACGACGGCATCTTCGACCAACTCAACGGCCTCCTACGCGGCCTGCTCCGCCAGGCCGAAGGCCGCGAACCAGAACCCACCGCCTGCCTGCTCGACTCCCAGAGCATCAAGACCTCCGCCAACGTCCACCTCGCCGACCAGGGCATCGACCCCGCGAAAAAGATCCTCGGCCGCAAGCGGCACATCGCCACCGACACCCTCGGCCTCCTCCTCGCCGTTCTCGTCACCGCCGCCAGCGTCCACGACTCCGCCGCCGGCACCCGTCTCATCGACGACATCGCCGCCCGCCACCCCACCATCACCAAAGCCTGGGCCGACAACGGCTACAAGAACAAAGCCATCGAACACGCAGCCACCCGCGGCATCGACCTCGAGATCGTCCAACGCGACCCCCACACCCGCGGTTTCACCGTCCAACCCCGCCGCTGGGTCATCGAAAGAACCCTCGGCTGGCTCATGCACCACCGCCGCCTGGCCCGCGACTACGAAACCCACCCACACAGATCAGCAGCCATGATCCAAATCGCCGCCATCAGCCTCATGACGCGACGCCTCACCCAACAGAACACACCCAACTGGCGCGACACCTGA